A window of the Gossypium arboreum isolate Shixiya-1 chromosome 2, ASM2569848v2, whole genome shotgun sequence genome harbors these coding sequences:
- the LOC108466606 gene encoding probable pectate lyase 5 yields the protein MAIPLSLFLLVFSFLAPSIFSASPVQDPEQVVRQVNESIRNATAARRKLGFLSCGTGNPIDDCWRCDPKWAKNRKRLADCGIGFGKRAIGGRNGKFYVVTDPSDRDPVNPKPGTLRHAVIQDKPLWIIFARDMVIKLKAELLMNSFKTIDGRGVSVHIAYGQCITIQYATNIIIHGINIHDCKRGGNLYVRDSPTHYGWRTTSDGDGVSIFGSSNVWVDHCSLSNCNDGLIDAIHGSSAITISNNYMTHHDKVMLLGHSDSYTQDKNMQVTIAFNHFGEGLVQRMPRCRHGYFHVVNNDYTHWIMYAIGGSANPTINSQGNRFLAPDKMNNKEVTKRENTPRKKWKKWNWRSRGDLMLNGAFFTPSGTGALSSYAKASSLSARPSSLVSSVTAGAGALVCRKGRRC from the exons ATGGCAATCCCATTGTCCCTCTTCCTACTGGTGTTTTCTTTCTTGGCTCCCTCCATTTTCTCGGCCTCTCCAGTTCAAGACCCTGAGCAAGTTGTTCGACAAGTCAATGA GAGTATAAGGAATGCTACGGCAGCTAGGAGGAAACTGGGATTTCTCTCATGTGGAACCGGGAACCCCATTGACGACTGCTGGCGGTGCGACCCTAAATGGGCAAAGAACCGTAAGAGGCTAGCCGACTGCGGCATTGGGTTCGGTAAGCGTGCCATTGGTGGCCGGAACGGAAAATTTTATGTGGTGACGGACCCCAGTGACCGTGATCCAGTGAATCCCAAACCCGGTACTCTTAGGCATGCAGTTATCCAAGATAAACCTTTGTGGATCATATTTGCTCGTGACATGGTGATCAAACTGAAGGCTGAATTGCTGATGAACTCATTCAAGACGATCGACGGCCGAGGTGTCAGCGTCCACATCGCCTATGGGCAATGCATTACTATACAGTACGCGACCAACATTATAATTCATGGGATTAACATACATGATTGCAAGAGGGGAGGGAATCTTTACGTGAGGGATTCTCCTACGCATTATGGGTGGAGGACTACATCGGACGGTGACGGGGTATCGATATTTGGGAGCAGCAACGTTTGGGTGGACCATTGCTCCTTGTCTAATTGCAATGACGGGCTTATCGATGCCATCCACGGATCCAGCGCCATCACCATTTCTAACAATTACATGACACATCATGATAAAGTCATGCTCCTAGGTCACAGTGACTCTTACACCCAAGACAAGAACATGCAAGTCACCATTGCCTTCAACCATTTTGGAGAAGGGCTTGTGCAGAGAATGCCTAg ATGCAGGCATGGATATTTTCACGTGGTGAACAATGATTACACGCATTGGATAATGTATGCAATCGGTGGCAGTGCAAATCCGACGATCAACAGCCAGGGGAACAGATTTCTTGCACCAGATAAAATGAATAACAAAGAG GTGACTAAACGAGAGAATACGCCGCGGAAAAAATGGAAGAAATGGAATTGGAGGTCAAGAGGGGATTTGATGTTAAATGGAGCATTCTTCACACCTTCCGGCACCGGAGCCTTGTCGAGTTATGCGAAGGCGTCGAGCCTGAGTGCAAGACCGTCTTCGCTTGTCAGCTCAGTCACAGCAGGGGCGGGTGCACTGGTTTGCAGGAAGGGCCGACGTTGCTAG